From Pseudofrankia saprophytica, a single genomic window includes:
- a CDS encoding acyl-CoA dehydrogenase, with protein sequence MSIGLDDDHAALADSVRGFVARHAPSERVRAGLADWPGGAAPDYWRDVTEQGLTSLHLPEELDGAGAGAVALAVVVEETARGLLPGPLLPSLLTSSVLARYGGDELRKRVLPALAAGATAATALSTHGLTASVDADGGYRVSGSTVPVLGAPRATLLLLGAATPDGGELWFTAEPGPGVEVVAGAPVDHTRAVGTVTLTDLAVGQESVVAAGAGQVRAVAAVLFAAEAVGLARWCVSTGVDYVKVREQFGRPVGSFQAIKHKCARLFVDVETMSAAAWDAARALDENDEQLAVAAAGAAVACLPRATEIGLETITLLGGIGYTWEHDAHLYWRRAMTLESLLGPAADWEHRLGELVAGTSRDFDIDLSGADPAFGERVAGVLAEVAALPADGPARRERLVAEGLVVPHYPRPYGIAASPIEQLVIQREYERSGVAQPRLIIGDWALPTILAHGTDEQKEAFVPPTLRGELVWCQLFSEPGAGSDLASLSTRAQKVDGGWRLNGQKVWTSNAHEAHFGICLARTDPAAPKHKGISYFLVDMTSPGLEVRPLREANGGYLFNEVFFNDVFVPDDRLVGEVNQGWGLARTTLGNERVSISGMQHIPTDLLDLAASGTLAAAPRDVTREVGLTFAAAHTLAALALRTTLRSLSGLRPGAQASVSKVASGVLVTRIAERAMRWLGPAAAAADGPGGQRTQRYLTVPPQLIGGGTVEIQLNVIAERILGLPRG encoded by the coding sequence GTGTCCATTGGTCTCGACGACGACCACGCGGCGCTTGCCGACTCCGTCCGGGGCTTCGTCGCCCGGCACGCACCGTCCGAGCGGGTGCGGGCCGGTCTGGCGGACTGGCCGGGCGGTGCGGCGCCGGACTACTGGCGCGACGTCACCGAGCAGGGGCTGACCTCGCTGCACCTGCCGGAGGAGCTGGACGGCGCCGGCGCGGGGGCCGTCGCGCTCGCGGTCGTCGTCGAGGAGACCGCCCGCGGCCTGCTCCCAGGGCCGCTGCTGCCCAGCCTGCTGACCAGCTCGGTGCTCGCGCGGTACGGCGGCGACGAGCTGCGCAAGCGCGTACTGCCAGCCCTGGCGGCCGGCGCCACGGCGGCCACCGCGCTGTCCACCCACGGCCTGACGGCCTCGGTCGACGCCGATGGCGGCTACCGGGTCAGCGGGTCCACGGTGCCGGTGCTCGGCGCCCCCCGCGCGACGCTGCTGCTCCTCGGCGCCGCCACCCCCGACGGCGGCGAGCTGTGGTTCACCGCCGAGCCAGGTCCCGGGGTCGAGGTGGTCGCGGGCGCGCCGGTCGACCACACGCGCGCCGTCGGGACGGTCACCCTGACCGATCTCGCCGTCGGCCAGGAGAGCGTGGTCGCGGCCGGCGCCGGCCAGGTCCGCGCGGTGGCCGCGGTGCTGTTCGCGGCCGAGGCGGTCGGGCTGGCGCGGTGGTGCGTGTCGACCGGCGTGGACTACGTGAAGGTCCGCGAGCAGTTCGGCCGGCCGGTGGGATCGTTCCAGGCCATCAAGCACAAGTGCGCCCGGCTGTTCGTCGACGTCGAGACGATGTCGGCGGCGGCGTGGGACGCCGCGCGGGCGCTGGACGAGAACGACGAACAGCTGGCGGTGGCCGCCGCGGGCGCGGCCGTGGCCTGCCTGCCCCGGGCGACGGAGATCGGGCTGGAGACGATCACGCTGCTCGGCGGGATCGGCTACACGTGGGAGCACGACGCGCACCTCTACTGGCGCCGGGCGATGACGCTGGAGAGTCTGCTGGGCCCGGCCGCCGACTGGGAGCACCGGCTCGGCGAGCTGGTCGCGGGCACGAGCCGCGACTTCGACATCGACCTCTCCGGCGCCGACCCCGCCTTCGGGGAGCGCGTCGCCGGCGTGCTCGCCGAGGTGGCCGCACTGCCGGCGGACGGGCCGGCGCGGCGCGAGCGGCTCGTCGCCGAGGGCCTGGTGGTGCCGCACTACCCGAGGCCCTACGGCATCGCGGCGAGCCCGATCGAGCAGCTGGTGATCCAGCGGGAGTACGAGCGGTCCGGAGTGGCGCAGCCGAGGCTGATCATCGGTGACTGGGCGCTGCCGACCATCCTCGCGCACGGCACCGACGAGCAGAAGGAGGCGTTCGTGCCGCCGACCCTGCGCGGCGAGCTCGTCTGGTGCCAGCTGTTCAGCGAGCCAGGCGCCGGCTCCGACCTCGCCTCGCTGTCCACCCGGGCGCAGAAGGTCGACGGCGGCTGGCGGCTGAACGGGCAGAAGGTGTGGACGTCCAACGCCCACGAGGCGCACTTCGGTATCTGCCTGGCCCGGACCGACCCGGCGGCACCGAAGCACAAGGGCATCTCCTACTTCCTCGTCGACATGACCTCGCCGGGCCTGGAGGTCCGCCCGCTGCGGGAGGCGAACGGCGGCTACCTGTTCAACGAGGTCTTCTTCAACGACGTGTTCGTCCCCGACGACCGGCTCGTCGGCGAGGTCAACCAGGGCTGGGGACTGGCCCGCACGACGCTGGGCAACGAGCGGGTCAGCATCAGCGGCATGCAGCACATCCCGACCGACCTGCTCGACCTGGCCGCCTCCGGCACGCTCGCCGCCGCGCCGCGCGACGTCACGCGCGAGGTCGGCCTGACGTTCGCCGCCGCGCACACGCTGGCCGCGCTCGCCCTGCGCACCACCCTGCGCAGCCTGTCCGGCCTGCGGCCCGGCGCCCAGGCGAGCGTGTCCAAGGTCGCCTCCGGCGTCCTCGTGACCCGGATCGCCGAACGGGCGATGCGCTGGCTCGGCCCCGCCGCCGCGGCCGCCGACGGTCCCGGCGGCCAGCGCACCCAGCGTTACCTGACCGTCCCGCCGCAACTGATCGGCGGCGGCACCGTCGAGATCCAGCTCAACGTCATCGCTGAGCGCATCCTCGGCCTGCCCCGCGGCTGA
- a CDS encoding nuclear transport factor 2 family protein: MPLTELTEKELGRLRRAADRDEIRQLAYRYAWGLDSRDLDAAAELFAPEANTGDGRGPAAWRSRFQQSMGAVGVTILLVGNHLIDFDDDDRAHGLVYCRGYIEPRDGAQPGRFVEQAILYRDRYRRVDGEWKFASRRHELWFGIETAERPLHQRAAEWPKHHDGVGTVPYAENSWQAFWAEHGGYRA; this comes from the coding sequence ATGCCGCTCACAGAGCTCACGGAGAAGGAACTCGGCCGCCTGCGGCGGGCCGCCGACCGCGACGAGATCCGCCAACTCGCCTACCGCTACGCCTGGGGCCTCGACAGCCGTGACCTGGACGCGGCCGCCGAGCTGTTCGCCCCCGAGGCCAACACCGGCGACGGACGCGGTCCGGCGGCGTGGCGGTCGCGATTCCAGCAGAGCATGGGCGCGGTGGGGGTGACGATCCTCCTCGTCGGGAACCACCTGATCGACTTCGACGACGACGACAGGGCGCACGGGCTGGTCTACTGCCGCGGGTACATCGAGCCCCGCGATGGCGCCCAGCCGGGGCGGTTCGTCGAGCAGGCGATCCTGTACCGCGACCGCTACCGGCGGGTCGACGGGGAGTGGAAGTTCGCCTCCCGCCGCCACGAGCTGTGGTTCGGCATCGAGACCGCCGAACGGCCACTGCACCAGCGGGCCGCCGAATGGCCGAAGCACCACGACGGCGTCGGCACCGTGCCCTACGCGGAGAACAGCTGGCAGGCATTCTGGGCCGAGCACGGCGGCTACCGCGCATGA
- a CDS encoding SDR family NAD(P)-dependent oxidoreductase produces MTLNGKVAVITGGGRGIGQAIAVRYAAEGATIVVSSRTRADLDATLARAGVGPGAGADRGLAVVADASDRDDARRPVREALDRFGRVDILVNNVGGRVAGNLDPFAGDDDAFEGTLVLNLTSAWWATSAALPSMRDRGFGRIINIGSGAAKNTGGSVPYTAAKHGLVGFTKELAKAGARFGINANVLCPGWTNTSMLDFERIARARRTSVEAEEERARSESLQHRVLEADELAGMAVLLAGHDGRGITGQVISVDGGYKV; encoded by the coding sequence ATGACCCTCAACGGCAAGGTCGCTGTCATCACCGGCGGCGGCCGGGGCATCGGCCAGGCCATCGCGGTCCGTTACGCGGCCGAGGGGGCGACGATCGTGGTCTCCTCCCGGACCCGCGCCGACCTCGACGCCACGCTCGCGCGGGCCGGGGTCGGACCCGGAGCCGGAGCCGACCGGGGGCTGGCCGTCGTCGCCGACGCGTCGGACCGCGACGACGCCCGGCGGCCCGTCCGTGAAGCACTCGACCGGTTCGGCCGGGTCGACATCCTCGTCAACAACGTCGGAGGCCGCGTCGCCGGCAACCTCGACCCGTTCGCCGGCGACGACGACGCCTTCGAGGGAACCCTGGTCCTCAACCTGACGTCGGCCTGGTGGGCGACCAGCGCCGCCCTCCCGTCGATGCGCGACCGCGGCTTCGGGCGCATCATCAACATCGGCTCGGGCGCGGCGAAGAACACCGGCGGCTCGGTGCCTTACACCGCGGCGAAGCACGGTCTCGTCGGATTCACCAAGGAGCTCGCGAAGGCGGGCGCCCGGTTCGGCATCAACGCCAACGTGCTCTGCCCCGGCTGGACGAACACGTCGATGCTCGACTTCGAGCGCATCGCCAGGGCCCGGAGGACCTCCGTCGAGGCGGAGGAGGAGCGAGCCAGGTCCGAGAGCCTCCAGCACCGGGTCCTAGAGGCGGACGAGCTGGCCGGAATGGCCGTGCTGCTCGCCGGCCACGACGGGCGCGGCATCACGGGCCAGGTCATCAGCGTCGACGGCGGCTACAAGGTCTGA
- a CDS encoding SDR family NAD(P)-dependent oxidoreductase: MTDPRTVLITGATDGLGRALAHRLAAEGATLILHGRDPDKLAHTADDIHATHHGPRPATVQADLAELAQVRRLATDVRAATDRLDVLVSNAGIGSGEPDGRTRRTSVDGYELRFAVNYLAGFLLTLDLLALLRRSAPARIVNVASIGQHPLDLDDLMIEHGYSGTRAYGQSKLAQIMSGFELADRLPAAEVTVNSLHPATYMPTKIVLAEIGHHIDSIDEGVAATHRLVASTEVAGVTGRFFDRTRDTAPNRQAYDKQARADLWTRSLELVDRTGVSV, translated from the coding sequence ATGACCGACCCGCGAACCGTCCTGATCACCGGCGCGACCGACGGTCTCGGCCGCGCGCTCGCGCACCGGCTCGCCGCCGAGGGCGCCACCCTGATCCTGCACGGCCGCGACCCCGACAAGCTTGCGCACACCGCCGACGACATCCACGCCACCCACCACGGCCCGCGACCCGCGACCGTCCAGGCCGATCTCGCCGAGCTGGCCCAGGTGCGCCGGCTCGCCACCGACGTGCGGGCGGCGACCGACCGGCTCGACGTCCTCGTCAGCAACGCGGGCATCGGCTCCGGCGAGCCCGACGGACGCACCCGCCGGACCAGCGTCGACGGCTACGAGCTGCGTTTCGCCGTCAACTACCTGGCCGGGTTCCTGCTCACCCTCGACCTGCTTGCGCTGCTGCGCCGGTCCGCCCCCGCCCGCATCGTCAACGTCGCCTCCATCGGCCAGCATCCGCTGGACCTGGACGACCTGATGATCGAGCACGGCTACAGCGGCACGCGCGCCTACGGCCAGAGCAAGCTCGCCCAGATCATGTCCGGCTTCGAGCTGGCCGACCGGCTGCCCGCCGCCGAGGTGACCGTCAACAGCCTGCACCCCGCGACCTACATGCCCACCAAGATCGTGCTGGCGGAGATCGGCCACCACATCGACAGCATCGACGAGGGCGTCGCCGCCACGCACCGGCTCGTCGCGAGCACCGAGGTCGCCGGCGTCACCGGCCGCTTCTTCGACCGGACTCGCGACACGGCACCCAACCGCCAGGCGTACGACAAGCAGGCCCGGGCCGACCTGTGGACGCGAAGCCTCGAACTCGTCGACCGGACCGGCGTTTCGGTCTGA
- a CDS encoding LysR family transcriptional regulator — protein sequence MTVELRHLRYFVAVAEHLSFTRAARQLHVAQQSLSQQIGALEGGLGVRLFDRDTRGTRLTDAGEAFLPEARAVLARAEAAVTVVRRAGRGEIGHLDLAFLASTANYMMPPVVRALRERFPGIELTTHNGQIDELVAGLRDGRFDAAFTRPPLVADLAIRTLATEPVCAVLPVGHPLADRAELHLADLADENWVLTPRESWPPWHEKYDRDFAAAGITPRVVQRASGVSNLLGLVAAGVGVTRLARSARSIRRTGVVFVPLAGDRAETVIAWLPAHDRPVRRNLLDVAADLAATSDLTRWG from the coding sequence GTGACCGTGGAGCTGCGCCATCTGCGATATTTCGTCGCGGTCGCCGAGCACCTCAGTTTTACCCGCGCCGCGCGGCAGCTGCACGTCGCCCAGCAGTCGTTGTCGCAGCAGATCGGCGCGCTCGAAGGCGGTCTCGGGGTGCGTCTGTTCGACCGCGACACCCGTGGAACGCGGCTCACCGACGCGGGGGAGGCATTCCTGCCGGAGGCCCGCGCCGTGCTCGCCAGGGCCGAGGCCGCCGTCACCGTCGTGCGGCGCGCCGGCCGCGGCGAGATCGGCCACCTCGACCTGGCGTTCCTCGCCTCCACCGCCAACTACATGATGCCGCCGGTGGTGCGGGCCCTGCGGGAGCGTTTTCCCGGCATCGAGCTCACCACCCACAACGGGCAGATCGACGAGCTCGTCGCCGGGCTGCGCGACGGCCGGTTCGACGCGGCGTTCACCCGTCCGCCCCTCGTCGCCGACCTGGCCATCCGTACGCTCGCCACGGAACCGGTCTGCGCGGTCCTGCCCGTCGGCCACCCACTCGCCGACCGGGCCGAGCTCCACCTCGCGGACCTGGCCGACGAGAACTGGGTGCTGACACCGCGGGAGTCGTGGCCGCCCTGGCACGAGAAATACGACCGGGACTTCGCCGCCGCCGGCATCACGCCGAGGGTCGTCCAGCGAGCCAGCGGCGTGTCGAACCTGCTCGGGCTCGTCGCGGCCGGCGTCGGCGTGACCCGGCTTGCCCGCTCGGCGCGCAGCATCCGGCGCACCGGGGTGGTGTTCGTACCGCTCGCCGGGGACCGCGCCGAGACCGTAATCGCCTGGCTGCCCGCCCACGACCGGCCCGTGCGGCGAAACCTCCTGGACGTCGCCGCCGACCTCGCGGCGACGTCCGACCTCACGCGCTGGGGCTGA
- a CDS encoding oxidoreductase, producing MTKTGRVWLITGCSAGFGRELALAALEAGDRVMATARQPDQLADLVAAGAERVRTTPLDVTDEEQVTAAVARTVAEFGRVDVVVNNAGHGSVGAVEELDLTDLRALMDVMFFGAVAVTKAVLPQLRAQRGGTIVQVSSMGGQVTMPGFGAYCAAKFALEGISEALAAEVAPFGIRVLIVEPGALRTEFGGARMHRSRVIEAYAASTSQTRAAVEGMDGTQPGDPRRAARAILEVLDSPEPPLRLALGNDAVDSIAAHHELLRADLTRWEKLSRTTDLE from the coding sequence ATGACGAAGACCGGCCGGGTTTGGCTGATCACCGGATGTTCCGCGGGATTCGGCCGAGAGCTGGCATTGGCGGCCTTGGAAGCCGGCGACCGGGTGATGGCAACCGCGCGACAGCCGGACCAGCTCGCCGATCTCGTCGCCGCCGGTGCGGAGCGGGTGCGGACCACGCCGTTGGACGTCACCGACGAGGAGCAGGTGACCGCCGCGGTCGCGCGCACGGTGGCCGAGTTCGGCCGCGTGGACGTGGTCGTCAACAACGCCGGCCACGGCAGTGTCGGTGCCGTCGAGGAGCTCGACCTCACGGACCTGCGGGCCTTGATGGACGTCATGTTCTTCGGTGCCGTCGCGGTGACCAAGGCCGTCCTGCCGCAGCTGCGGGCGCAGCGCGGTGGGACGATCGTTCAGGTCAGCTCGATGGGCGGCCAGGTGACCATGCCGGGTTTCGGGGCGTACTGTGCGGCGAAGTTCGCGCTCGAGGGCATCTCCGAGGCGCTGGCCGCGGAGGTCGCGCCGTTCGGCATCCGGGTGCTGATCGTGGAGCCCGGGGCGTTGCGCACCGAGTTCGGCGGGGCACGGATGCACCGGTCGCGGGTGATCGAGGCGTACGCGGCCTCGACCAGCCAGACCCGCGCGGCCGTCGAGGGCATGGACGGCACCCAGCCCGGCGACCCGCGCAGGGCCGCCCGCGCGATCCTGGAGGTGCTGGACAGCCCCGAGCCACCGCTACGGCTGGCGCTGGGCAACGATGCCGTCGACAGCATCGCCGCCCACCACGAACTGTTGCGCGCGGACCTGACGCGGTGGGAAAAGCTCAGCAGAACGACGGACCTGGAATGA
- a CDS encoding alpha/beta hydrolase family protein gives MAGAVALGLGLGLGLGLLTSCSDSSSPSASSPPSARPAATASAAPHGCLPADDPAAATQRGYGIGRTQVTFVDHSRPTDAAPDRGLAGKPERTIPVVVSYPIVPAAGAAPDAPAVPGAGPAPGRFPLVVLSHGVLADGTVAADVIAAPLVRQGYVVATPTFPLSSGPGATILDLPNQPADVSFVITSLGTWSTTAGTPLAEHLQASCLAIAGHSLGAATTLAAAYLSCCRDPRVRAVVSLAGTLAPFRGTFADNPPIPLLIVHGDKDAVVPLAKSAEIFNTLRGPRSFVTLHGAGHSTMFYDRAGQTLDQSVTAFLDAYLKGDFTALRALPDDVRRSALATYQAAD, from the coding sequence GTGGCCGGGGCCGTCGCCCTCGGGCTGGGGCTTGGACTGGGCCTTGGGCTGCTCACCTCGTGTTCCGACAGCTCGTCGCCATCCGCCAGCTCGCCGCCATCGGCGCGGCCGGCGGCGACGGCGTCGGCCGCTCCCCACGGATGCCTGCCGGCGGATGACCCGGCCGCCGCTACCCAGCGCGGTTATGGCATCGGCCGGACCCAGGTCACGTTCGTCGACCACAGCCGGCCTACCGACGCGGCGCCCGACCGTGGCCTGGCCGGCAAGCCCGAGCGCACGATCCCGGTCGTCGTGAGCTACCCGATCGTCCCGGCTGCCGGCGCCGCCCCGGACGCCCCGGCCGTCCCGGGAGCGGGACCGGCGCCGGGCCGGTTCCCCCTGGTCGTGCTGTCCCACGGAGTGCTCGCGGACGGGACCGTCGCGGCGGACGTCATCGCGGCACCGCTCGTCCGTCAGGGCTACGTCGTGGCGACCCCGACCTTCCCGCTCTCCAGCGGTCCCGGCGCGACGATCCTGGACCTGCCGAACCAGCCGGCCGACGTCAGCTTCGTCATCACCTCGCTGGGCACGTGGAGCACCACCGCGGGCACGCCGCTGGCCGAACACCTCCAGGCGAGCTGCCTGGCGATCGCCGGCCACTCGCTCGGCGCCGCGACCACGCTCGCGGCGGCCTACCTGTCGTGCTGCCGGGACCCACGGGTCAGGGCCGTGGTGTCACTTGCCGGGACGCTCGCCCCCTTCAGGGGGACCTTCGCCGACAACCCGCCGATCCCGCTGCTGATCGTGCACGGCGACAAGGATGCGGTGGTGCCGCTGGCCAAGAGCGCCGAGATCTTCAACACCCTTCGCGGGCCGCGCTCCTTCGTCACCCTGCATGGCGCCGGGCATTCGACGATGTTCTACGACCGGGCCGGCCAGACGCTCGACCAGTCGGTGACCGCGTTCCTGGACGCCTACCTCAAGGGCGACTTCACCGCGCTGCGCGCACTGCCCGACGACGTCCGCCGCTCAGCGCTCGCGACCTACCAGGCGGCAGACTGA
- a CDS encoding TetR family transcriptional regulator, with product MPRDVGVRLQARQARSVATFERILEAAGALFDEVGVDATTMEAIADRAGVSIGSVYRFFENKNALKATLSARWTARIREVLDPEHADDATVGTAEDVADGTAGDATAGTATGEGLEPGPARPGRREPDPVDADPTADIDVSVDHFITALRRVLGEMPGARGLLATEMREPLGETNAWTDYLQRYIARHAPDLPPERRTIAAHTYQTITSAIILAAVNAGPALDRHLDEVRTVLAGYTRELARESAAVRSHRDGTASGAKA from the coding sequence ATGCCGCGTGACGTCGGGGTGCGTCTGCAGGCGCGGCAGGCGCGCAGCGTCGCCACCTTCGAACGGATCCTCGAGGCCGCCGGGGCGCTGTTCGACGAGGTGGGCGTCGACGCCACGACCATGGAGGCGATCGCCGACCGGGCCGGCGTCTCGATCGGTTCGGTCTACCGGTTCTTCGAGAACAAGAACGCGCTGAAGGCGACCCTGTCCGCCCGGTGGACCGCGCGGATTCGCGAGGTCCTCGATCCCGAGCACGCCGACGACGCCACCGTGGGCACCGCCGAGGACGTCGCCGACGGCACCGCTGGGGACGCCACCGCGGGCACCGCCACGGGGGAGGGCCTCGAGCCAGGCCCGGCACGCCCAGGCCGCCGCGAGCCGGACCCCGTCGATGCCGACCCGACGGCCGACATCGACGTCTCGGTCGACCACTTCATCACCGCGCTTCGCCGGGTCCTCGGCGAGATGCCGGGAGCCCGGGGGCTGCTCGCCACGGAGATGCGCGAGCCACTCGGCGAGACCAACGCGTGGACCGACTACCTGCAGCGCTACATCGCCCGGCACGCGCCCGACCTGCCCCCCGAGCGCCGGACCATCGCGGCCCACACGTACCAGACGATCACGTCCGCGATCATCCTCGCCGCCGTGAACGCGGGGCCGGCGCTCGACCGCCACCTCGACGAGGTGCGCACCGTCCTCGCCGGCTACACCCGGGAGCTCGCCCGGGAGTCGGCCGCGGTCCGCTCGCACCGGGACGGCACGGCCTCCGGCGCGAAGGCCTGA
- a CDS encoding MFS transporter has product MPPGEAGAPSRAADADEAADAGGTSAYRWLLGLPGTKSMMAAGLLARLPIAMIGIGGMLLVAATTDSYRLAGATTAAIALAGAAAGPTIGRRIDVSGPRAVLPVLAGVHVAAGIAFLVAALAHAPAWLLLTTAVATGASLPQVGPVARQRWANRLGDDRRLDTAYALESALDEVSFVTGPAAAAALAGITPSAGVAAALLFAAVGTAAFTALPAPAATRKRVGAAPSHSALLPVARPEPASRREVGPGLGEASSRRAGTRRRPRRERSVLRARGMVPVLAAAAALGMFFGTMDIGLVAYARANGWGGAAGLLPSLLTAASLGAGVAYGMVRWRVGLVRRYAVAAGLLAASTALVPLAGWAGGIGVVAVAVTLAGLPLAPMIITGTAIVGELVPAHRRTEGFSWIVIANGLGVAVGAPLAGAVVDHFGAAAALPALAACGSATAAAALLAARRLHVGRVLLGPADQVGDLGGELGPQLTGRL; this is encoded by the coding sequence ATGCCACCCGGCGAGGCCGGGGCGCCCAGCCGGGCCGCGGACGCCGACGAGGCAGCGGACGCCGGCGGTACGTCGGCCTACCGCTGGCTACTCGGTCTGCCGGGCACCAAGTCGATGATGGCCGCGGGTCTGCTGGCCCGACTGCCCATCGCCATGATCGGCATCGGCGGCATGCTCCTGGTGGCCGCGACCACCGACTCCTACCGCCTCGCCGGCGCGACGACGGCCGCCATCGCCCTCGCCGGCGCTGCCGCCGGGCCGACGATCGGCCGCCGCATCGACGTTTCGGGGCCGCGCGCGGTGCTGCCGGTGCTCGCCGGCGTGCACGTCGCCGCCGGCATCGCATTCCTCGTCGCCGCGCTCGCCCACGCGCCCGCCTGGCTGTTGCTCACCACGGCGGTCGCCACCGGCGCGTCCCTCCCCCAGGTCGGCCCGGTGGCCCGGCAGCGCTGGGCGAACCGGCTCGGCGATGATCGTCGCCTCGACACCGCCTATGCGCTGGAGTCCGCGCTCGACGAGGTCTCCTTCGTCACCGGGCCGGCCGCGGCCGCCGCGCTCGCCGGCATCACCCCGTCCGCCGGCGTGGCCGCCGCGCTGCTGTTCGCCGCGGTCGGCACCGCCGCCTTCACCGCGTTGCCCGCCCCCGCGGCGACCCGGAAGCGCGTCGGCGCCGCTCCGTCTCACTCTGCCCTGCTCCCGGTCGCGCGGCCGGAACCCGCGTCCCGGCGGGAGGTCGGCCCGGGCCTCGGAGAAGCTTCATCGCGCCGAGCCGGGACACGCCGGCGTCCCCGGCGGGAGCGGTCGGTGCTGCGCGCCCGCGGCATGGTGCCCGTGCTGGCGGCGGCCGCGGCACTCGGGATGTTCTTCGGGACGATGGACATCGGTCTGGTCGCCTACGCGAGGGCGAACGGGTGGGGCGGCGCGGCCGGACTGCTGCCAAGCCTGCTGACGGCGGCCAGTCTCGGCGCCGGTGTCGCCTACGGCATGGTCCGGTGGCGGGTTGGCCTGGTGCGCCGGTACGCCGTCGCCGCCGGCCTGCTGGCGGCGAGCACCGCGCTGGTCCCGCTCGCGGGCTGGGCGGGCGGGATCGGCGTCGTCGCCGTAGCGGTCACCCTCGCCGGCCTGCCCCTCGCCCCGATGATCATCACCGGCACCGCGATCGTCGGCGAGCTGGTCCCCGCCCACCGGCGCACCGAGGGGTTCAGCTGGATCGTGATCGCCAACGGGCTCGGCGTGGCCGTCGGCGCCCCGCTGGCGGGCGCGGTCGTCGACCACTTCGGAGCCGCCGCCGCCCTCCCGGCGCTCGCGGCCTGTGGCTCCGCGACCGCGGCGGCCGCGCTGCTCGCGGCCCGCCGCCTACACGTCGGTCGTGTCCTGCTCGGCCCGGCGGACCAGGTCGGTGACCTGGGTGGCGAGCTCGGGCCACAGCTGACGGGGAGGCTGTGA